GGAAAGAAACAATGGCAAAATTTAGGCATAGTAGACTTTTATCTTTCAGACAAGATTGTTTCTTTTTCCCTTGCAATGTTCAATATGCATTTCCTCACAGACAAACTTGATGCAGAACTAGCTAGCTGGAAGAAGATAGATGACCAAAGCAAATCACTTAAAAAGGGCTTAAGATAACAATGTGCATTTGCACAAAAATAGAAGAAGTCTTTAAGTACATAACTTACTGAAACATAAAAAGGCtagaaaaaatctaaaataatttaattCAAAAAGAAACACTAGAGACAAATTATACCACTACTAAAACCTACTGCCAGAAGTTATCGAAGATATTCCATAGCTATATTCCAATCAAGTTGCAGTTATATACATAAAACTTCAATTGTTAACTACAAAATTCAGTAACTCAATCCTAATAACCTGCTAGAGTTAAACAATTCTCACTAAAATAATCATCAGTATTATCAACAACACCATAAGATTCAGTGAAGCAATGAGGATCATAAACCTACAAGTTGGTGCTTGGTTACCATAAATTTGGTTGACTTTAATTATTATAAGAATAAGTAATTAGACAATTGAAAATGCTCTACGGTGAGGTCAAATTTCTTAGCTGTTACTTCAACAGGCATTCATCACTTACAGATGTTGTCAATCTCGGATAACAGAGAAGAGCGGCCAACCCCAAAACTGGGATTGCAGGTTCGGGGTGGTCATATATTTTGAACGTACTTTGGCTGCGGTTTGACCTCAAAACTGGTATTGGGGGATCGGTCGCTGATCAATGATGGTTGGGAAGGAGCAGGAATTTCCATAGCTAATTGTACGTGGAGAGGTTGGGAAGGCAAGGGTTGGAATAATGACTACTGGCAGTGGCTAGAACAACTGATATTGGGGGAAAAAATGGGGTTTGGGATGAAGACAGCTGGGAAAGAGCGACGGGCGAGAAGAGAAAAGTGGAGGTTGCACAGATGAGGAGAGAAAATAAGTTTTCTAATGTGCAAGGATCCTAAACTGCCCCCTATATCGACTCAAGTATAATGGAATGGTGCTTCTGGGTTTTCTTGAGCACAACACTGTAGTGCTCCTACCCCAGCACCCAAGATGCAAAACAAGAAGCAAATCCAAGACACGAAGTCAGAGGCGACAGCCGCACTCCAATCTGGTCAAAACAGATGCGTCTGGGGATGTTTAGCCACTACTTCACCCACCCTGCTCCAATATTGTTTCGTGGAACATAACAAGATCTAGCTCTCTAAGCCTGGACATTAAATCTTCCGTTGGATTTTGTTCTGATGAAAAAATAAGTTGGAATCTCTATCAAGAAAGTGGGGGGACACCTAATTCTATTAAGAACTAACAATCAAATGAACAAAGAGAGAGCAATCTGAAACAAACATGTTACCAACACATACTCCTATCTGACTAAAGAAAATATCAAAGGCTAACAATCTAAATTAAAGCATTTCATATATATTTCACACCCTCTTCATATCAAATTAGTGAAGTTATAGAAGAAGACTAAAATCCACCTCCTTCCTCAGGAATGTCAGAAGTCCACAATGTCAGGTTGTCCCTCAGAAGCTGCATGATCAGTGTGCTGTCTTTGTAAGATTCCTCATTGAGAGAATCCAACTCAGCAATTGCTACATCAAATGCCTGCTTGGCAAGGTGACAGGCCCTGAAATACAAAAGAGTAACATTGTTAAAATAGTTGAAGAGACTAAGCTAGCATGAACACAAGACAAATTAGTGATGTTATAGTAAGTAGGTAATGTTAGATATACCTTTCAGGAGAGTTCAAGATTTCATAATAGAAAACAGAGAAGTTCAAAGCCAAACCCAATCTGACAGGATGAGTGGGAGGCAACTCAGTCTCTGCAGCAGTGGAAGCTTCCTGCAATTATTTTCATGTATGAATATTAAGAGTCAAATACAGACATGAACATGTGTAAAATCACTCTTGAAACTCAACAGAAAATCTGGCCTTCTCTCTGACACAATGGGGATGTTTTCAAGTAAATGAGGTCACACCTAACAGTTCAGTCTTGAGATAAAGAAAAGACATAGTGAACAATGTCATGCCTTAAGACTAAGCACAACAGCACCACTACCGTCTAGCATCTCCCTTCATCTTTTAATCCATAACAAGCATATTTTACAGTTAAGAACCAGTACACTAACCACTATAAAGTGTGTATTACCATTTACCACTGATGAATTCAGGCGCACAACTCTTATACATAAGAAATATAGCGAGATTAAAGCATAAGTTATTTATACAATCAAACATTCCACATTACACAATACAGCATCCTTTTATAAGTTTTAGTCAATAACATTACAGATGCTTTACACAAACGACAGAATTTGATGGAAAATTattaaactaaacaaaaaaatcatTACTGATTCAAAATGCATATTGATATGGCATGTCCTGTGGAATGCTTAGCATAAGAAAGGAATTCATGCATATCTATTGCATATATTTTAAGCCAAATGGATATGATTGCAAAGCAGTCCAATCCAAGCATGATTAAGCACAAACATGAAGGGTAACAAACTTGATAACCTTTTGAATCACACAGAGAAATAGAACATTCAAAAGAAATTATACACCTCTGAACAGCGACACTTCTTAAAACAGACAGGCGTGACCGTGTCTGTCAGACAGCgacaccgacacttgtgattacgttcaatttattcatttttttgaaattattaccGATGTCGACGTGTGGTATTCGGTGTCCATGTTTCATATAATATATACAACATGTGTAACAGCATACCTGATATGCTTTCAAGGACTGATCAGCAGCCTCTTTCCTGTCATCCCCACTCTTAAACTCAGCCAGATAACGATAATAGTCACCTTTCCTACAACACAACGAAAGACAAACCAAATCAAATACATTCAAAAtccaactcaaaaaaaaaaaatttcaaaaatcaaaaatcaaaatcgctTACATTTTGTAGTAAAACACATTCGATTCACCAGACGAATTCGGAATAAGATGCTCATCAATCACAGCCATGATATCAGTGCAAATATCAGACAACTCCGATTCAACCTTCTTCCTATACTCCTTAATCCGATTCACATTCACCTCATTCCCTTTCGTTTCCTCCCTTTGCTCAATCGAGGAAAGAATCCTCCACGAGGCCCTACGTCCTCCCACAACATTCTTATAAGCAACAGACAGAAGATTCCGCTCTTCCACCGTCAATTCAACGTCAAGCTTAGCGACATTCTTCATCGCTTCAACCATTTCTAAATAGGAATAATAACGAACAAATCAGTGAAAATGAGAGAAATCAAAATCGAAACGAAAATGGAAAGGTTGAGAAAGCTAACCTTCGTAGCGTTCGGCTTGTTCGGCGAGCTTGGCGGTGTAGACGAAGCTTTCGTTGGAGGATGCCATGGCGGATCTGGGAGGTTTGAATTTGCGCAACGGTTTTGGTTGTTTGGTTGATTGATTGATGTGAGGGTGGTGGTGGTGAAATGGAAGTGAGAGTCAGGGTTTCGGTTTTATAGACACGCGTTTGGAAGGGATTAGCGTTGCGTTGAGTCCAAATTTGGATATATTTTGAAAtggaattttaaattttttggtaTTTAAAAGGAAAGTATTTTGTTAAATCTTGATTTGGATTATAAAATAGATTAAAAAGATAAACAATCAAATGACAACTAATTCAATTTATTGTCCATCCATTTTGAAATGATTATTAGTTTAGCAAATAAAGTTTATTGTCAACTAATTCAATTTATTATGGTAGTAAAAATCGTCAAGATAAACAATCAAATGACAAATCTTCTTGATGataataaaatgtataatagtAAAAATCGTCAAGATAAACAATCAAATGACAAATCTTCTTGatgataataaaatatattaatttcaattgatGAATTTCACAAGTAATTAATTCTAGGTTAAGATGGCAAACCTTCTTAACGAGAGTCTAATATATTAATCTCAACAAATGAATTTGacaaacaaactaaaattcaacttaaatcttgttggagttgtaattgAATGTTTAGAGTTTGAATGCTTAAATAAGGTTGTATTACATGAAACTTGAATCACAAAAAAATCTAATAATAGATAAATGAAACTAACGGTACAAATGGAGATTAAAACTAAGAACAATGACAAAGATGTTGCTATATTATTAAAAAGATtgtcatatatttattttatgtataatgTCTCGAAAACTATGAATCTTAATATGACATAGGTTTACATAGATGAtataaaatagaaagaaataaataaaaaatctctaatttttacaagctaacttaaatatCATTATatctttttttaacaaatttctaAAGCAGTTAATCTTTACATTCGAACTTTTcgttttcttcaatcttcaattgttGGTCGTTAGAGCATCCATTTCTTACATTCAAAAGAATATCCTTCTTAAATTAGAACTTGCTTGATTCTTTATCAATTTTTATGACTATGACGCCTTGCTTTCACCTTCTTAAGTAAAATCATTCATCTCATGTGGAAGAACTTCTTCAACATCACCTTTCCTTATAAGTTACTACATTTTCATAAACCCTCAACCTCATCTCGTCCAATTCATTCAGCTTAAGATCATCTTCCTCTCATCCAACTTTTgcatcaaaatttaaaattttcaccaCCTAAAATGTCCTATGTTCAAACTTCATCAATAGGTGACAAATCTTCCCTTAAACCAATTGATAAATTGATAACCCAAGAGGAATAACTTTAGTAACTTTACTGTTTGTCATAACTTTCTAACTTTAGTTAAAAAGATgaatgaaaaaataattaatatatattatattgatGTGAGAGATCAAATTAATAAGTAAAGTTACCAAAATTACACTCCCTCAAAGTAACCGAAGCTTCTCCTATATCTCTACAATTCATCATCCACCTTCCAAGACCAATCAATCTTAAATTGCTACTATTTTTTCCAAAATTCGTCCTAGTTGTCTGTTGACACTTCAACCTCCGCTAGTAGTTTGAGGATCATAAGAAATAGTCACTTTGTATTTGACAACAAAGTTCCTATAGTCCTAATTATAAGAGAAAGTTTGGTCAATAAAAATTgatacatttaatttaattttcaataaaatacaTCATTATTTTTTACCTAActttcttttatatttaaaacCTAAAAAAGTAAAAGTACCCAAATATGACTTTTTCTTTTACAGAGTTAGTTTGTTTGACTTTAGAAGAGGTTTTTCATGTTtacttaaattaaaaaaacataagaatcgcttttgtttttttttgttttaattttcaactATGTACATACAAATGATGTTATTCAAGATTTTATTATGATGGTAAAGTTGATGATGTTTCTTGCTGTCTTAAGCTGTCAACAACATGAGCAACTACTCCTACACCAGCATTGTGAAGCCATTTCTTTTTCACCTGAAATCAATAGAATACTCATGTTATAAACTATATCAGTGATATCAGCATACTAGTACTTGAAAAGAAGATTTAGAGGATGCAGTACATGGATGTTGCTATGAGCAAAAAGAGGCCAAATTGCCGAATGAAAGTTGACATCAACTTTTTTCCATCCTACTCGCTGTAAGCCACGTATCATCTCCTCTGTTTAAAACATCAAGTGGTTTTATCAATAAGACAACAAGGTGGTTTTGGCAACAAGACGACGACAAAAACAACAACCAAGCCCTATTTCACTAAGTGGAGTCGGctacatagatcaactttcactaaaatattttGTCCAGCACCATGCTTGTATTGAAAATGTtaatcttgaaatctttcttaaaTCCGGCCTATGTTAGCTTTGCTATGCATAGCCGGTCTCAAACCCGGATACAAAGAGGGTTGTGTTAGGCAGTCAACGACCAACATAAAACTGTTGAATCTCTATGACATGGATCAACAAGACAACAATGTCTCAAAATGTAAATTAGAGTATATTCTGTTAGTTTTGGCTATGGTAATCACCTTCCATGATTTCATGAAATTCTACACTATTCTGTGtatgctgtgcagtctccttCGCTTTCACTGCCTCGGGAGGAAATTGAGGTTCGTCGGAAGGAACTGGGGGGCAGTATTTCACATCAACAACATGCTTGTATCCATCCAAAGATTGGCGTGGAGGCTGTCGGCACAAATACAAAATGTTAGGTATCTTAACACAAACATATTTGCATTCTCAACTTCTACTTTTGAGACCTACAGTATGAAAAAGGAGATAATCAAGGAAGAAAAATCATCATATTCACCTTACCAAGTTCGATTTCCCTCCTTATAGAGGACGTGCGCCACCCAACCATATCTATATAAGTTAAAGGAGTAAcacaaatcaaagaaaaaagagcCAATAAGTGTCTCTAATACTCTGAATGGATACGATCGTATGATACATTAGCATAAACAACTCGACATCTAAATGCTCCAAGTGCAGATCTACAAAACAGAAAATGTTTGAGAATGTGATTGCTTTACTGGACAAAGGAAGCTGTAATCGGAAAAGAAAAGTTCCTATACTCACATGAATTTTCCATCTTCACAGTCAGAAGCCATTCTCAAAAGGAGGGGTGGTATTTTGGGCTTATCATCAGTAAGGAACAGCTGACTACCAGTGTGACCAATAAAAAGTGGAGCAATAGGTGCAACAAGCTTTTCTAGTATCGGAATACCGAAAAGAAATGGAAGCTGTAAATATGAGAGTTAAACATAAAAAACCATCACAGAAAAGTCAAAACTCCCTTGACCTATATAGCAAGTCTAAACATGAAATCTGGCAGTAATTCGATTGTTCTGAACATACTTGTTTTTTCCCCCTTACACCAAGATGTGGAGTTGCTAAAGTGATAAAATTCACTGGTTCCAGTCCAGCAATCATCCCTCTTGAAAAGTCAGTTCTCTGGGAATTTTCTATTACAAGGTTTGCTGGATCACCAGGTTGGCCACTATTATAGGTATCAGGTGAATAAAGAACAGCTATTGCATATCTTGCAAAGAGGCCTCCAAGAGAATGGCCCAGAAATGATATCCGCTTTAGGCTCTTTGTCTTCTTTACAACTTGCATGATCTGTTGTGATAAAaggaaatattatattatatgacCTAATTCAAGACAGAGTAGACTTTGCATGCTATTAGAACCGACTCTGGAGGTCTAAGCTTTTGACACACAAATTTGAACATAATACTTGAAGACTCACTTCATCAGCTAATCGCTTTCCAGCTTCATCAATCCCAGTATATGTCTTGGAGTAAGCATTTGATGAACTTGCTGCAGAaatcaaatcatttttaaaaGAACTTTCGAAAAACAAACTAAAGATTACTTTCACATTGACACACATATACAAGCAATTCTATAAACAATTTTTCTCATCATATACAATTTAGACTAGCTATTCCAATTGATAGAAATATACTTTCTCATACGTTACACAGCAAACAACCATGGTTTAGTACTTGGGAGATAGAAAGATCAACTTTGACTTGGCTAAGGCATATCAGTCACTAGTCAGTTTACTGCAATAAAGCAATCATCCCAATATTTTCAGAAAATATCCTCCTGTTATGTTTCAATATGTTTTGGTGCACGATACACACAACAAAAATTTTCATTATCTTCCAAGAGTATTAGGCATTTGCTCAATACAAAACTTAATCAAATACGGCTTGAAAATAAAAGTTCtatttaaagaaataaagaaaaaaaggGGGATGAAACAAAATAAATGGCATGAAAccataagtaaaaaaaaatgtaattacCATAAATTAGAAAGTTTTTTCCAAGGTTCATCTTTAACTCTTCCTCTGCATAACTCCAGTCACCTGGGCTGTGTCAGTTACAACACCAGTCAATTATGTGTGAGGTTAAACTCAAGAGCAAAATCCATC
The Vicia villosa cultivar HV-30 ecotype Madison, WI unplaced genomic scaffold, Vvil1.0 ctg.001111F_1_1, whole genome shotgun sequence genome window above contains:
- the LOC131633315 gene encoding putative lipase ROG1 produces the protein MAASPLIYPRCSYSPPITSSSSSSSSSSSPYCSSPSTPISNFTPLSGANRGQRHENLRAQAMSTTTHGMSPATTTGNQKNDPDHLLVLVHGIGSCPGDWSYAEEELKMNLGKNFLIYASSSNAYSKTYTGIDEAGKRLADEIMQVVKKTKSLKRISFLGHSLGGLFARYAIAVLYSPDTYNSGQPGDPANLVIENSQRTDFSRGMIAGLEPVNFITLATPHLGVRGKKQLPFLFGIPILEKLVAPIAPLFIGHTGSQLFLTDDKPKIPPLLLRMASDCEDGKFISALGAFRCRVVYANVSYDHMVGWRTSSIRREIELGKPPRQSLDGYKHVVDVKYCPPVPSDEPQFPPEAVKAKETAQHTQNSVEFHEIMEEEMIRGLQRVGWKKVDVNFHSAIWPLFAHSNIHVKKKWLHNAGVGVVAHVVDSLRQQETSSTLPS
- the LOC131633325 gene encoding 14-3-3-like protein D translates to MASSNESFVYTAKLAEQAERYEEMVEAMKNVAKLDVELTVEERNLLSVAYKNVVGGRRASWRILSSIEQREETKGNEVNVNRIKEYRKKVESELSDICTDIMAVIDEHLIPNSSGESNVFYYKMKGDYYRYLAEFKSGDDRKEAADQSLKAYQEASTAAETELPPTHPVRLGLALNFSVFYYEILNSPERACHLAKQAFDVAIAELDSLNEESYKDSTLIMQLLRDNLTLWTSDIPEEGVEEQKAESARAPVGENAE